A window of the Lolium perenne isolate Kyuss_39 chromosome 7, Kyuss_2.0, whole genome shotgun sequence genome harbors these coding sequences:
- the LOC127311630 gene encoding binding partner of ACD11 1-like — protein sequence MAAATTAPVEVPVTGPVRTVKVTNVSLSATVQDIKEFFSFSGDIEHVDMQSGDEWSQVAYVTFKDAQGAETALLLSGATIVDLSVMIAPAPEYQPPPTASAPQMSGTRVPVGGDNVVHKAEDVVSTMLARGFTLGKDAVGKAKAFDDKLGFTSTAGAKVASIDKKIGLSEKFTMGTSVVNEKVKEMDQKFQVSDKTKSALAAAEQTVSTAGSAIMKNRYVFTSASWVTSAFSKVAKAATDVGTMTKEKMTSEEQQKGSGSSGGNSYTPIR from the exons GTGAGGACTGTGAAGGTCACCAATGTTTCCCTGAGTGCAACTGTGCAAGACATTAAGGAGTTCTTCTCCTTTTCAGGAGACATTGAACATGTAGATATGCAAAG TGGTGATGAGTGGTCTCAAGTTGCATATGTTACTTTTAAAGACGCCCAAGGAGCAGAGACTGCCCTTCTTCTTTCG GGCGCGACAATAGTTGATCTTTCCGTTATGATTGCGCCTGCTCCAGAATATCAACCACCCCCTACCGCCTCTGCTCCACAG ATGAGTGGAACAAGAGTACCAGTCGGTGGTGACAATGTGGTCCACAAAGCTGAAGATGTCGTCAGCACTATGCTCGCCAGGGGTTTCACCCTGGGCAAAGACGCCGTTGGTAAGGCGAAAGCTTTCGACGACAAGCTTGGCTTCACATCCACCGCTGGTGCCAAGGTAGCCTCCATCGACAAGAAGATTGGGCTTAGCGAGAAGTTCACCATGGGCACCTCCGTGGTGAACGAGAAGGTCAAGGAGATGGACCAGAAGTTCCAGGTGTCCGACAAGACCAAGTCTGCGCTGGCCGCGGCTGAGCAGACGGTGAGCACTGCGGGGTCTGCCATCATGAAGAACCGGTATGTCTTCACCAGCGCGTCGTGGGTCACCAGCGCGTTCAGCAAGGTGGCCAAGGCCGCCACCGACGTCGGCACGATGACGAAGGAGAAGATGACATCTGAAGAACAACAAAAGGGTTCTGGTTCGTCTGGAGGGAACTCATACACACCCATCCGCTGA